A section of the Flavobacteriales bacterium genome encodes:
- a CDS encoding type IX secretion system membrane protein PorP/SprF has protein sequence MKRSLPLLLALAPAVLSAQDPQLSQFFAAPMYLNPALTGNTYQDRIAMNYRNQWPSAVVNAFQTYAASYEHRSQKLNSGFGVMAMRDVAGANGLSFTQVAAAYSYEARINRKHAVRGGVRAAWTNRSFDPNSFLFADQVIRDNAATSIESGFVQQVSYMDLSAGGLYYNERFWAGFSVNHLNRPQQSLFLNGDARLPMRTSVHTGYRFPLDGQRMAYSSTVGTFATHYKAQGKWDQFDVGFYVDHDKLLAGIWYRGIPGLKAYAPGYPNNDAVVLMAGYETPLQLRIVYSYDVTISWLDRSSGGAHEVSLTYEWPRKTKARKHKIVPCPKF, from the coding sequence ATGAAGCGAAGCCTACCCCTCCTGCTCGCGCTCGCACCGGCCGTGCTTTCCGCACAGGACCCGCAGCTGTCGCAGTTCTTCGCGGCACCGATGTACCTGAACCCGGCGTTGACCGGCAACACGTACCAGGACCGCATCGCCATGAACTACCGGAACCAATGGCCCAGCGCGGTGGTGAACGCCTTCCAGACCTATGCGGCGAGCTACGAGCACCGGTCTCAGAAGCTCAACAGCGGTTTCGGGGTGATGGCCATGCGGGATGTGGCGGGCGCGAACGGCCTGTCCTTCACGCAGGTGGCCGCCGCCTACAGCTATGAGGCCCGCATCAACCGAAAGCACGCGGTGCGCGGGGGGGTGCGCGCGGCCTGGACCAACCGCAGCTTCGACCCGAACAGCTTCCTCTTCGCCGACCAGGTGATCCGCGACAACGCGGCCACCAGCATCGAGAGCGGTTTCGTGCAGCAGGTGAGCTACATGGACCTGAGCGCTGGAGGCCTGTACTACAACGAGCGCTTCTGGGCCGGCTTCAGTGTGAACCACCTCAACAGGCCGCAGCAGTCGCTTTTCCTGAACGGTGATGCCCGGCTGCCCATGCGCACCAGTGTGCACACGGGCTACCGCTTCCCGTTGGACGGACAGCGTATGGCCTACAGCAGCACGGTGGGCACCTTTGCCACCCACTACAAGGCCCAGGGCAAGTGGGACCAGTTCGACGTGGGGTTCTACGTGGACCACGACAAACTGCTGGCGGGCATCTGGTACCGCGGCATCCCCGGGCTGAAGGCCTATGCCCCCGGATATCCGAACAACGACGCCGTGGTGCTGATGGCGGGCTACGAGACCCCGTTGCAGCTGCGCATCGTGTACAGTTACGATGTCACCATCAGCTGGCTCGACCGGTCCAGTGGTGGCGCGCATGAGGTAAGCCTCACCTACGAGTGGCCGCGCAAGACCAAGGCACGCAAGCACAAGATCGTGCCCTGCCCGAAGTTCTGA
- a CDS encoding TonB-dependent receptor translates to MIDRDLFRALPAALLLPFAVHAQHPDTVRTLELRPFDVLSVHRTGIRPADDTLGALILAARRTEIIAPAALDADLALNHGRQVFAKVPGITVWENDGSGIQLGIAARGLSPNRSWEFNLRQDGHDISADPFGYPEAYYTPPMEALERIEVVRGAASLAFGPQFGGLVNFVLKRGAPDRPLAGELRQTVGSFGLTDTYAALGGTKGRVEHYTFVHHRQAEGWRANSRYRTTTAHTGLRYAVTRNLRIGLSYTRSDVVQQQPGGLTDAQLKVDPRASDRARNWMLLPWNVAALTAEWRPDDRTVMDVKVFGTLAERNSVGFMRAVNIPDTVDRATGTYAPRQVDRDRYANAGVEARIRRGLPFLRRQAHVAAGLRYFQAVAHRQQLGTGTTGSDADVDIVGDFGRDLDLGTRNAAAHVEVMLPFTDRIAVVPGVRVEHIASRVDGRISATGLVDSGERARQVALLGLGVQVRATATMQGYANVSQGYRPVLYGDLTPSATTDLIDPDLRDTRGYNVDAGFRGSLGSSVSFDIGGFLLHIHDRVGTVVRDGVNVRTNLGASRSQGVEAYAEVDVLGLCRGTNGHGRSSLAIALAYGFVDARYVRWDDPAMDSDAAFDVRGNQVEYAPRHLFRPGITFRHRRFSLAAKGSVIDAVYTNATNTEAPSANATAGRIPGYSVVDASATWTFDAHMTLSAGVNNLLDAVYATRRAGGYPGPGLMPGMGRSFYLTLAARM, encoded by the coding sequence ATGATCGATCGGGACCTTTTCCGCGCCCTGCCCGCGGCTTTGTTGCTGCCATTCGCTGTGCACGCGCAACACCCGGACACCGTGCGCACCCTGGAGCTCCGACCGTTCGATGTGCTGAGCGTTCACCGCACGGGCATCCGTCCCGCCGACGACACGCTTGGCGCTCTCATTCTGGCGGCCAGGCGCACAGAGATCATCGCACCGGCGGCGCTGGACGCCGACCTCGCGCTCAACCACGGCCGCCAGGTGTTCGCCAAGGTGCCTGGCATCACCGTGTGGGAGAACGACGGCAGCGGCATCCAGCTCGGCATCGCGGCGCGCGGCCTCAGCCCCAACCGGAGCTGGGAGTTCAACCTGCGGCAGGACGGCCACGACATCAGCGCGGACCCCTTCGGCTATCCGGAGGCCTACTACACCCCGCCCATGGAGGCCCTTGAGCGCATCGAGGTGGTGCGCGGCGCCGCATCGCTGGCCTTCGGCCCGCAATTCGGCGGACTGGTCAACTTCGTGCTCAAGCGGGGCGCTCCTGACCGGCCTTTGGCCGGTGAGCTCCGCCAGACGGTCGGCTCCTTCGGACTCACGGATACCTATGCGGCGCTCGGCGGCACCAAGGGCCGTGTGGAGCACTACACCTTCGTGCACCACCGCCAGGCCGAGGGCTGGAGGGCCAACAGCCGGTACCGCACCACCACGGCCCATACGGGCTTGCGCTATGCCGTGACCAGGAACCTCCGCATCGGGTTGTCCTACACGAGGTCCGATGTGGTGCAGCAGCAGCCCGGCGGCCTCACCGATGCGCAGTTGAAGGTGGATCCACGTGCGTCCGATCGGGCCCGCAACTGGATGCTGTTGCCGTGGAACGTGGCCGCGCTCACCGCCGAATGGCGTCCGGACGACCGTACGGTGATGGATGTGAAGGTCTTCGGTACGCTCGCCGAACGCAACAGCGTCGGCTTCATGCGCGCCGTGAACATCCCTGATACGGTTGACCGGGCGACAGGGACCTACGCGCCGCGGCAGGTGGACCGGGACCGCTATGCGAACGCTGGGGTGGAGGCCCGGATCCGTCGCGGTCTCCCCTTCCTCCGGAGACAGGCCCATGTGGCCGCAGGGCTGCGCTACTTCCAGGCCGTCGCCCATCGGCAGCAGCTCGGAACGGGCACCACCGGCTCCGATGCCGATGTGGACATCGTCGGCGACTTCGGCCGCGACCTGGATCTCGGGACCCGGAATGCCGCGGCCCACGTCGAGGTGATGCTGCCCTTCACCGACCGCATTGCGGTGGTGCCCGGTGTGCGTGTGGAACACATCGCCTCACGGGTCGACGGGCGGATCAGCGCCACGGGCCTTGTGGACAGTGGCGAACGTGCCCGACAGGTCGCCCTGCTCGGCCTCGGCGTGCAGGTGCGTGCCACGGCCACCATGCAAGGCTATGCCAACGTCAGCCAGGGCTATCGCCCCGTGCTCTATGGCGACCTCACGCCATCCGCCACCACCGACCTCATCGATCCGGATCTGCGCGACACGCGCGGGTACAACGTGGATGCCGGCTTCCGTGGCTCCCTCGGCTCGTCGGTGAGCTTCGACATCGGCGGCTTTCTGCTGCACATCCATGATCGGGTGGGGACCGTGGTGCGCGACGGGGTGAACGTTCGCACCAACCTGGGCGCCTCGCGCAGCCAGGGTGTGGAAGCCTATGCCGAGGTGGACGTTCTGGGGCTCTGCCGCGGCACGAACGGTCATGGCCGATCGAGCCTGGCCATCGCCCTCGCTTACGGCTTCGTCGATGCCCGCTATGTGCGGTGGGACGATCCGGCCATGGACAGCGATGCGGCGTTCGATGTGCGCGGCAACCAGGTCGAGTATGCGCCGCGCCATCTGTTCAGGCCGGGCATCACCTTCCGCCACCGACGCTTCTCACTGGCCGCCAAAGGCAGCGTGATCGATGCGGTGTACACCAACGCGACCAATACGGAAGCACCGAGCGCGAACGCCACGGCGGGCCGGATCCCGGGTTACTCCGTCGTGGATGCCAGTGCGACGTGGACCTTCGACGCTCACATGACCCTGTCGGCCGGGGTCAACAACCTTCTGGACGCGGTCTATGCCACGCGCCGCGCGGGCGGTTATCCGGGCCCCGGCCTGATGCCGGGCATGGGCCGGTCCTTCTACCTGACCCTGGCCGCACGTATGTAG
- a CDS encoding arginine--tRNA ligase, which produces MRLGPVVVRAFKELYDKEIPLHQVGFQSTRPEFEGDVTMNVFPFTKLSGKGPEPLANELGGFLMREEPVVVRFNVIKGFLNLVIADSYWTGFVREAGGRDILSFPATGRKVMVEYASPNTNKPLHLGHLRNIFLGWSVSRILEATGDQVVKVQVINDRGIHICKSMLAWQKFGHGETPQSSGLKGDKLVGKYYVEFDKAYKAEIKALVAGGKTKEEAEKTAPILLEAQEMLRQWEANDPAVRTLWETMNGWVYEGFNATYARAGVDFDRNYYESRTYVLGKADVLEGLKKGVFYEKDGAVWVDNTAEGLDEKVLLRRDGTSVYMTQDIGTAIKRFEEFPGLSKLIYTVGNEQDYHFKVLFIILKKLGFAWADELFHLSYGMVDLPSGKMKSREGTVVDADDLIDEVVTEARRMGEELSKLDDFTEADKAALYEMIGLAALKYFLLKVDPKKRMLFDPAASIDLQGHTGPFIQYTYARIRSLLRKAEGMGTWVRPVPSQRDEHTGTSALLPEERTVIKLLHHLPSVLDEAATKLDPSALANHTYELVKAYNSFYQSVPVIKEEDAAKRAFRLDLSRVVANVTKRAMWCLGIEVPERM; this is translated from the coding sequence ATGCGGCTCGGACCGGTCGTGGTGCGTGCGTTCAAAGAGCTGTACGACAAGGAGATCCCCCTTCACCAGGTCGGCTTCCAGTCCACCCGCCCTGAGTTCGAGGGGGATGTGACGATGAACGTGTTCCCTTTCACCAAGCTGAGCGGCAAAGGGCCCGAGCCCCTGGCCAACGAGCTCGGAGGGTTCCTGATGCGGGAAGAGCCCGTCGTGGTCCGCTTCAATGTCATCAAGGGATTCCTCAACCTGGTGATCGCTGACAGCTACTGGACGGGCTTCGTGCGGGAGGCGGGCGGGCGCGACATCCTCAGCTTCCCCGCCACGGGCCGGAAGGTGATGGTGGAGTACGCCAGTCCCAACACCAACAAGCCGCTGCATCTGGGGCACCTGCGCAACATCTTCCTGGGCTGGAGCGTGAGCCGCATCCTGGAAGCCACGGGCGATCAGGTGGTGAAGGTGCAGGTGATCAACGACCGCGGCATCCACATCTGCAAGAGCATGCTGGCCTGGCAGAAGTTCGGCCATGGCGAGACCCCGCAGAGCAGCGGCCTGAAGGGCGACAAGCTCGTGGGCAAGTACTACGTGGAGTTCGACAAGGCCTACAAGGCGGAGATCAAGGCGCTGGTGGCAGGAGGGAAGACCAAGGAGGAAGCGGAGAAGACCGCGCCCATCCTACTGGAGGCGCAGGAGATGCTCCGCCAATGGGAGGCCAATGACCCCGCCGTGCGCACGCTGTGGGAGACCATGAACGGCTGGGTGTACGAAGGCTTCAACGCCACCTACGCCCGCGCCGGAGTGGACTTCGACCGCAACTACTACGAGAGCCGGACCTACGTGCTGGGCAAGGCCGATGTGCTCGAGGGCCTGAAGAAGGGCGTGTTCTATGAGAAGGACGGCGCCGTGTGGGTGGACAATACCGCCGAGGGCCTCGACGAGAAGGTGCTGCTGCGCCGCGATGGCACCAGCGTGTACATGACGCAGGACATCGGCACGGCCATCAAGCGCTTCGAGGAGTTTCCCGGCCTCAGCAAGCTCATCTACACCGTGGGCAACGAACAGGACTACCACTTCAAGGTCCTATTCATCATCCTCAAGAAGCTGGGCTTCGCCTGGGCGGATGAGCTCTTCCACCTCAGCTACGGCATGGTGGACCTGCCCAGCGGCAAGATGAAGAGCCGCGAAGGCACCGTGGTCGACGCCGACGACCTCATCGACGAGGTGGTGACCGAGGCACGCCGCATGGGCGAGGAGCTCAGCAAGCTGGACGACTTCACCGAGGCGGACAAGGCGGCGCTGTACGAGATGATCGGCCTGGCCGCGCTCAAGTACTTCCTGCTCAAGGTGGACCCGAAGAAGCGCATGCTCTTCGATCCCGCCGCCAGCATCGACCTGCAGGGACACACGGGTCCCTTCATCCAGTACACCTATGCCCGCATCCGCAGCCTGCTGCGCAAAGCGGAAGGCATGGGCACTTGGGTACGACCTGTCCCGTCCCAGCGGGATGAGCACACGGGCACATCGGCGCTTCTCCCCGAGGAACGAACGGTGATCAAGCTGCTGCACCACCTGCCATCCGTCCTGGACGAGGCGGCCACCAAGCTGGATCCCTCCGCCCTGGCCAACCATACCTACGAACTGGTGAAGGCCTACAACAGCTTCTACCAGAGCGTGCCCGTGATCAAGGAGGAGGATGCCGCCAAGCGCGCCTTCCGCCTTGACCTGAGCCGGGTGGTGGCCAACGTGACGAAGAGGGCGATGTGGTGTCTGGGCATTGAGGTGCCCGAGCGGATGTGA
- a CDS encoding amidinotransferase produces MTRGPREQGRTGPRPQAASAVILVRPTGFAPDPETAESNAFQQVVNDPEFRRLAEEEFDGLLDALDRCGIGTTVLDPVDPTAPNAVFPNNWFSTHADGTVVLYPMCTPSRRRERDPSLVRTLEREGFRVDRSVDLSALEQAHRYLEGTGSLVLDRGRNVAYAALSPRTSERGLNMWCGVMDGHQVPFLATMDGTLAGQPVYHTNVVMSIGEGFAVVCQEAMPYPVDREDVQAELERAGKVLVPITLDQMHRYVGNLLQLRSPKGAFILLSTSAFEALTPSQRRPLEAHGQLVPVPVPTIEAVGGGSVRCMLAENFLPLLGT; encoded by the coding sequence ATGACCCGAGGGCCCCGGGAACAGGGGAGGACCGGTCCCAGGCCGCAGGCCGCTTCCGCGGTCATCCTGGTGCGCCCCACCGGCTTCGCTCCCGACCCGGAGACGGCGGAGAGCAACGCCTTCCAGCAGGTGGTCAACGACCCTGAGTTCCGGCGCCTGGCCGAAGAGGAGTTCGATGGACTGCTGGATGCGCTGGACCGGTGCGGCATCGGCACCACGGTGCTCGACCCTGTGGATCCCACGGCGCCCAACGCCGTGTTCCCCAACAACTGGTTCAGCACCCACGCCGACGGAACGGTGGTGCTGTACCCCATGTGCACGCCGAGCCGTCGAAGGGAGCGCGACCCTTCCTTGGTCCGGACCTTGGAGCGCGAAGGGTTCCGCGTGGACCGGTCGGTCGACCTCAGCGCGTTGGAACAGGCGCATCGTTACCTGGAAGGCACCGGGAGCCTCGTGCTCGACCGTGGGCGCAACGTGGCCTATGCGGCGCTCTCCCCGCGCACCAGTGAGCGTGGTCTGAATATGTGGTGCGGTGTCATGGATGGTCATCAGGTGCCCTTCCTGGCCACCATGGACGGCACCCTTGCCGGCCAGCCCGTGTACCACACCAATGTGGTGATGAGCATCGGTGAAGGCTTCGCGGTGGTGTGCCAGGAGGCGATGCCCTATCCGGTGGATCGTGAGGATGTGCAGGCGGAACTGGAGCGCGCGGGCAAGGTGCTGGTGCCGATCACCCTGGATCAGATGCACCGGTATGTCGGCAACCTGCTGCAGCTGCGCTCACCGAAGGGGGCGTTCATCCTGCTCTCCACCTCGGCCTTCGAGGCGCTCACCCCATCCCAGCGGCGGCCGTTGGAAGCCCATGGACAGCTGGTGCCCGTTCCGGTGCCCACCATCGAGGCCGTGGGTGGAGGGAGCGTGCGGTGCATGCTGGCTGAGAACTTCCTCCCACTGTTGGGCACGTAG
- a CDS encoding arginase, whose translation MELRLIEAASEIGAGKRGASMGMAALRVAAWKLGSELFGHAEESILRDENDVLYEDDNSPNAHHIDGLIRFESDLAYEVYRYLRNNTFPIVVGGDHSIAIGSVSGTKMAFPNDRLGVVWIDAHADLHSPWTTPSGNVHGMPLALLMHIEKKGRNRPRVFTMDTWDRLRKIGVSSPKLLPSDLVFIALRDYEPEEQAIITEYGIKVITVDDLRQRGADAVVRETLAHLSACDRLHISFDVDSLDPSISVGTGTPVPHGLSLDEASTLLSGFCRDQKTATLDVVEINPALDTNNAMAEAVLGVLEPLFPILRGR comes from the coding sequence ATGGAACTGCGTTTGATCGAAGCGGCCTCGGAGATCGGTGCGGGCAAACGAGGCGCCAGCATGGGCATGGCCGCGCTGCGTGTGGCCGCTTGGAAGCTGGGCAGCGAGCTCTTCGGCCATGCCGAGGAGAGCATCCTCCGCGACGAGAACGATGTGCTCTACGAGGACGATAACTCCCCGAACGCCCACCACATCGACGGCCTCATCCGCTTTGAGAGCGATCTGGCGTACGAGGTGTACAGGTACCTGAGGAACAACACCTTCCCCATCGTCGTCGGAGGCGATCATTCGATCGCCATCGGGTCGGTGAGCGGCACCAAGATGGCCTTCCCCAACGACCGGCTCGGGGTGGTCTGGATCGATGCGCACGCTGACCTGCACAGCCCGTGGACCACACCGAGCGGCAACGTGCACGGCATGCCCCTGGCCCTGCTCATGCACATCGAGAAGAAGGGCCGCAACCGTCCGCGCGTGTTCACCATGGACACGTGGGACCGCCTGCGGAAGATCGGCGTGAGCAGCCCCAAGCTGCTGCCCAGCGACCTGGTCTTCATCGCCCTGCGCGACTACGAACCGGAGGAGCAGGCCATCATTACGGAGTACGGCATCAAGGTGATCACCGTGGATGACCTGCGCCAACGAGGTGCCGACGCCGTGGTCCGGGAGACCCTGGCCCACCTCAGCGCCTGTGACAGGCTGCACATCAGCTTCGATGTCGACAGCCTCGATCCCTCGATCTCCGTGGGCACCGGCACACCCGTTCCGCACGGGTTGTCGCTTGACGAAGCGAGCACCCTGCTCAGCGGTTTCTGTCGCGATCAGAAGACCGCCACGCTGGACGTGGTGGAGATCAACCCGGCGCTGGACACCAACAACGCCATGGCCGAGGCCGTGCTCGGTGTGCTGGAGCCGCTCTTCCCCATCCTGCGCGGACGCTGA
- a CDS encoding PorT family protein: protein MPRAPLLFLATICAGAVQAQTWHGPRLGLGMATVNAGQFLAWTGLPKFGPIGGYSFDFKMNGQVSLMVEPMYVAKGSLVQAAQFRQTTRTTLHYVELPFVLKVSVNKNPQGLFLGGGLVPGYLLSGREQVTQDGQELIDRGINTENIRRTQFSICLGLGWEKGPFELEVRGTNSITPFDTVVRRQNLVIGLHATFRFRPKPKDEAPEDEEEPTEDDYYEKDGGKRK from the coding sequence ATGCCACGCGCTCCCCTCCTCTTTCTGGCCACGATCTGTGCGGGTGCGGTACAGGCCCAGACCTGGCATGGCCCGCGGCTGGGCCTGGGCATGGCCACGGTGAACGCCGGGCAGTTCCTGGCGTGGACCGGCCTGCCCAAGTTCGGTCCCATCGGCGGCTACAGCTTCGACTTCAAGATGAACGGGCAGGTGAGCCTGATGGTGGAGCCAATGTACGTGGCCAAGGGCAGCCTGGTGCAGGCCGCGCAGTTCAGGCAGACCACCCGCACCACGCTGCACTACGTGGAGCTGCCCTTCGTGCTCAAGGTGTCGGTGAACAAGAACCCGCAGGGCCTCTTCCTAGGCGGCGGCCTGGTGCCGGGCTACCTGCTCAGCGGGCGCGAACAGGTGACCCAGGATGGCCAGGAGCTGATCGACCGCGGCATCAACACGGAGAACATCCGGCGCACGCAGTTCAGCATCTGCCTGGGCTTGGGCTGGGAGAAGGGTCCCTTCGAGCTCGAGGTGCGCGGCACCAACAGCATCACGCCGTTCGACACGGTGGTGCGGCGGCAGAACCTGGTGATCGGCCTTCACGCCACCTTCCGCTTCCGCCCCAAGCCGAAGGACGAGGCCCCGGAGGACGAGGAGGAACCCACCGAGGACGACTACTACGAGAAGGACGGCGGCAAGCGCAAGTGA
- a CDS encoding DUF2238 domain-containing protein, protein MPFTTASSPTRVPFAENPLLKAFAGAFALIWAWTFIGTTDRANWITENALTILFVGGLVLTHRRFRFSDLSYTLMFVYILLHVYGAMYTYAENPLGYWLQDLFGSARNHYDRIVHFSFGFLLAYPMRDHFRNHFQWPTWVCWVLPVEITMSFSAAYELIEWAVADVFFPAQGHAYLGSQGDIWDAQKDMALAFSGAVLAMVLWSAARRLTQSSRKG, encoded by the coding sequence ATGCCCTTCACCACCGCCTCCTCCCCCACGCGCGTTCCCTTCGCCGAGAACCCGCTGCTCAAAGCCTTCGCCGGTGCGTTCGCGCTGATCTGGGCGTGGACCTTCATCGGCACCACCGACCGCGCCAACTGGATCACCGAGAACGCGCTCACCATCCTGTTCGTGGGCGGCCTGGTCCTCACCCACCGCCGCTTCCGCTTCAGCGACCTCAGCTACACCCTGATGTTCGTGTACATCCTGCTGCACGTGTATGGCGCCATGTACACCTATGCGGAGAACCCGCTGGGCTACTGGCTGCAGGACCTCTTCGGCAGCGCGCGGAACCACTACGACCGCATCGTGCACTTCAGCTTCGGCTTCCTGCTGGCCTACCCGATGCGCGACCACTTCAGGAACCACTTCCAATGGCCGACCTGGGTGTGCTGGGTGCTGCCGGTGGAGATCACCATGAGCTTCAGCGCCGCCTACGAACTGATCGAGTGGGCCGTGGCCGATGTGTTCTTCCCCGCGCAGGGCCACGCCTACCTGGGCTCGCAGGGCGACATCTGGGATGCGCAGAAGGACATGGCCCTGGCCTTCAGCGGTGCGGTGCTGGCGATGGTGCTGTGGAGCGCCGCCAGGCGGCTGACCCAGAGCTCTCGAAAAGGGTGA
- a CDS encoding DUF4442 domain-containing protein has translation MHLPTFLAQARTSAFTRWKLNALLPWMIPFNRPHGFKVVPLPEGGISVHIPYWRINRNHIKGIHACCLATAAEMCSGLSVLEQLDPRQYRLIMRSLHMQYHYQAKQAAVARCAPSAAAIADEVVRPLQDQAAVEHSSTVELHDRSGNHLATGTVVWQVKRWDQVRTKV, from the coding sequence ATGCACCTGCCCACCTTCCTCGCTCAGGCCCGCACGTCCGCGTTCACGCGCTGGAAGCTCAATGCCTTGCTGCCGTGGATGATCCCCTTCAACCGGCCGCACGGCTTCAAGGTGGTGCCGCTTCCGGAAGGCGGGATCAGCGTGCACATCCCGTACTGGCGCATCAACCGCAACCACATCAAGGGCATCCATGCCTGCTGCCTGGCCACGGCCGCCGAGATGTGTAGCGGGCTTAGCGTGCTGGAGCAGCTCGATCCCAGGCAGTACCGCCTGATCATGCGCAGCCTGCACATGCAGTACCACTACCAGGCGAAGCAAGCCGCAGTGGCCCGCTGTGCGCCGAGCGCCGCAGCGATCGCCGACGAGGTGGTGCGACCGCTCCAGGATCAGGCGGCCGTGGAGCACAGCAGCACCGTGGAACTCCATGACCGCAGTGGCAACCACCTGGCCACCGGCACCGTGGTGTGGCAGGTGAAACGCTGGGACCAGGTGCGGACGAAGGTGTGA
- a CDS encoding four helix bundle protein: protein MEKKQKDLETRLERFAVSGVLVTEKMPGTPAGRFYADQLLRASGSAALNYAESQGGASHRDFTNKIKIVFKELREAHMALRIIHGARLHPDLPWVSTVRQEASELVAIFATAVRTAEERSARRN from the coding sequence ATGGAGAAGAAACAAAAAGACCTGGAGACCCGACTGGAAAGGTTCGCCGTGTCCGGTGTGTTGGTGACCGAGAAGATGCCGGGTACCCCGGCCGGCCGGTTCTATGCGGACCAGTTGCTACGGGCGAGCGGGTCTGCGGCCCTGAACTATGCGGAGAGCCAAGGCGGCGCGAGCCACCGTGATTTCACCAACAAGATCAAGATCGTGTTCAAGGAGCTTCGCGAGGCCCACATGGCACTTCGCATCATTCACGGAGCTCGCCTCCATCCGGACCTCCCATGGGTGTCCACCGTCAGGCAGGAGGCTTCTGAATTGGTCGCGATCTTCGCCACTGCTGTACGAACCGCTGAAGAGCGGAGCGCCCGCAGGAATTGA
- a CDS encoding nucleoside triphosphate pyrophosphohydrolase family protein, translating to MSTPSVPLTLAEAIGHVRSFHDAFGIPNAEAPTAAIGDRDALLRYKLIREENEEYLEAALRGDLVEVADALGDILYILCGTLLKHGLEHKIDEVFREIQRSNMSKLGADGRPIRRDDGKVMKGPAYFPPDIARILGP from the coding sequence ATGAGCACCCCTTCCGTTCCCCTCACCCTCGCCGAGGCCATCGGCCACGTGCGCAGCTTCCACGACGCGTTCGGCATCCCCAATGCCGAGGCACCCACAGCGGCCATCGGCGACCGCGACGCCCTGTTGCGCTACAAGCTGATCCGCGAGGAGAACGAGGAGTACCTGGAGGCGGCCCTGCGCGGCGATCTGGTGGAGGTGGCCGATGCCCTCGGCGACATCCTCTACATCCTCTGCGGCACCTTGCTCAAGCATGGGCTGGAGCACAAGATCGACGAGGTGTTCCGCGAGATCCAACGCAGCAACATGAGCAAGCTCGGCGCCGACGGCCGACCCATTCGCCGTGACGATGGCAAGGTGATGAAGGGACCGGCCTATTTTCCTCCGGATATCGCGCGGATCCTTGGACCATAG